TCCATTGATTTTGCTATAATCGATTGGTGGAAAAGGAATCTGTGATCGGAGGTAAAATAAAAAGGCATTAATGTCTGTGAAAAAAAACCACGTAGTTTGGTAGCCTTTGGGGTCTTGATGACTCCCACCTTACTGATCCCAGTAGGCTTTTCAGGATAATGCATGCAAACGTATTTCTTATTTGAGACCCAGTGTatataaatttatctcatgcacacttactgtggatatcctgaaaacctgattggctctGGGTCGTTAGGACAGATTTTGGAAGCCTTGTCCTATGCCTTTTGTTATAAAAACAATAGATTAGTAGGGGGAAGGAGGATAAGAAAGGCTTAGATGAGGTGAGGAAGGTTCAGTGTTTTTCAGACTGTCTACCTGTTGAATGCTAACATTTAACTTCAGTACTAACCCAATGGTCTTACTTTTGTGGTTAATTCTGCTCTCTTCCCTTTCCAGTACGCATCCagctcatctggaggagaaagcTCATGTGAAGAAGGTTACGTGCGAAGACCACCTCACCTGAGACCATTTCACTCCAGGACTGTTGCCCTTGATCCTGATCTTCCTGGACGGAGTATATCGAGTGACCCTGACTATTCGTCCAGCAGTGAGCAGTCGTGCGATACCGTCATTTATGTTGGTCCCAGTGGCGCAGCCTTATCTGACAGGGAACTGACGGACAATGAGGGACCCCCGGAGTTTGTTCCCATAATTCCTTCCCTTAACAAAAAAAGAGGCAAAGAGAACCTTTCTGGTATTAGGAGCTCTGACAGGGACCACTTTAAGTGCAACACTTTTGCTGAATTGCAGGAGAGGTTGGAGTGCATTGATGGGAGTGAGGCGCCACTTGTGTTCGCTTGTGAAGAAACGCCCGCCACGTCAAACTGTGCGCCAGTCCCTGAAAATGTGCAGCCTAAGCTGCCGAAGGAGAAGGCTTCTCCTAATGGAGGGTACAAAACGACGGAAACCGTGTCCTCAAAAGCAGGGCCTACCGTTGGTTCTCAAGCTACTGCTCAGAGGGGGAGTGGTGGCAGCTGTGAAATGAGCGCACCTCAGTCCAAAGTGGACCATTCTGAAGAGCAAACCAAAGCTGCAGGTAGGAAACTGGAATCCATCTCAGACGGGGAAGAGGAGACAATCACGGATTCGCTGAGCTCATCGAAAACCGGTGCTTACGGAACTCAGGAGCAGAGAAGAGCAACACCTGAACTGGCGGCGAAAGAAAAAGCCTGCTTTGCGAAGAGACCCTTACCAAGCCCTGCACCTCCTCCCCCACAACAAAAAGATTATATTGTGGACTCCAAAGGTTATTCTGACGTAGGCAGCAGCCATGCAGTGCGTACCCCTCCTGTCGGGATGAGCAAACAAATGGCCAGCCAAGCTGAGCATAGTCCTGTGGGAAGCACATTTCCAGTTAACAGTAACGCTCCCCATCATTCCGGGGGGATAGAGGTACACAGCTTCCGGTCAGCAATGAGAGGCAAATGTTTTGACCGTGACATATTAACAACTACAGTGACTTTGCAGCAACCTGTGGAGCTTAATGGAGAAGACGAACTAGTGTTTACAGTGGTGGAGGAACTTTCCATAGGTGGGATTTTGGATGGTGGTAGGCCTGCCAGTATCATTAGCTTTAACAGTGACTGCTCACTTCAGGCTCTTGCCTCAGGTTCTAGGCCAGTTAGTATTATTAGCAGTATTAATGACGAGTTTGATGCTTATACCTCACAGGCAACTGCAAATGGTGTAAATATAGACATTGTTGTGCCCTTTCCAGAGGACCCATTTGCCGGTAGCAGCAGATGTTCATCCATCAGTTCTTGGCTTAGTGAAGTAAGCATTTGTACAGTGGAAAGCGATGGAGCACACTCTGACTCTGGGGATAATTTTGCTCTACAGTCTGTGTATGGCTGTAACAAAAACGAGAAGCCCTTCATCTTGGATACTTCAAGTGCGCCTATCTCACTGGAGCAAGGCCTGAAAAGTTCTTTGAATGATAGCGGGTTTTGTTTTTCAGATATGGACAGTGAGAGCCTCTGCTCTGGCAACCTGTGGTCACACACAAACAAATATCCCCCAACCTCTGAACTAACCAAAGTATCTCCGGTTAAAAGTGCTTCTTGTGTACCTAATCAACCAGTAAAGGCGAAAGCTTGCAGCTCTCAAAGCACATCAGTGATAGAAACAATTCATTCTAGTCTTCCTAGAAAAACAAAGACTACCTCATCTGCAACCCACAATAATCCTGCATTAAACAGTAAAGATCTGCAAAGGCACAACTATACGTTTGATGATCCCTGGCTGGTGCGCACGGATAATCAATTGGAAGCAAAAGCTGAAGATCTTCTGCCCTTGGCAAAATCTTCCATGCCTGCTATAGATAATCAGCTGAAACAGCCGGGAAATTCTGCCCAGCATCTCAGTAGTGCATCCAGGCCAGCCCAATCGCAGACAATGCTTGCAAGCTCTCAGCGGGTTGTAGATGGTTGTGAAGTGTCTTGCAACTCTTCCACTAAAAAATGGGAACCCTCAGTGAAAATTCCACAGCTCAGAAGAGGAGCTACCACGCTAGGCGTGATGCCCGTAGCACAGAGTAGCCCTCAAGCAGAAATAGCAAGGAAGGGAAATTCTGATGCTACCTGTCCCAGTGGCAGCCTCAAAACATCTGTGAACAAGAAAGTTTTACCACAGAAAACAAGCATGCTACCCAGACCAAGTGGGACCATACCGCCAGCACCACCGGTACGGAAGTCTAGTTTAGAACAAAAAAGCATCGCTTTGCCATCAAACAGCGTGGATAAAGCGGAAGTGCTGGAAGCAGCTAGAGTTGCCTTGCTAAAGACCGAAGATGAAACAGATTTACGAGCAAAACCCGGAGTCTGTATGAGTGAAAGTGCAAGTAGCAAAACATATCCTAAGGGAGACCATTTCTTGCCAAAGACCACTTCAAGTTTAAAGGCTAAGGCTTCTAAAATGGAGACTGTGCATCGCTATGGGAGCCATATGTCTCTTGAACGGTGCGACAGCTTGACATCAGTTAGTTCAAAGGCAAGTGTGGGTCGGGACAATGGAAGCTCTGGGATCAGCAATGGAAGGGCAGGACGATCCGTGCCAAGGCTTGGTGTGCCAGCCGTAGCTCCTACTGCCACTTCTCCGCTCCCTTATTCTGCCCCAGGTACCAGTAAATCCAGTCAGGCAAGAAATGCCACCAACCAGAAGGCCACAGCAAATGCAAGTAAGAATCGTAGCCTTTCAGCTAATGGGTCAAAATCTCTTAGCTCCTCTGTGAAATCACTGAACCAGTCAACTGGAAAGAGCTTTAATATTCCTCCCAGTGGAAAAAACAATCCCCGGTCTGTGCAATGCGTCAACAGCAAACCTGGCAGAGGAACTATTATGGGAACAAAGCAAGCTATTAGAGCAGCTAATAGCCGCGTTAATGAACTGGTGTCTGGAAATTCTGGGAAGATGGTGTATTTTAGAGGATCTACAGATTCTGACAGTGGTAACGACAGTGGCGTCAACCTCAGTGATGAGAAATCTCAAATTCCAGTGTTGCCATCGCCTTACAGCAAAATAACGGCCCCCCGGCGCCCTCAGCGCTACAGCAGCGGGCATGGTAGTGATAACAGCAGCGTACTGAGTGGGGAACTGCCACCGGCAATGGGACGGACAGCTCTGTTTTATCatagtggtggcagcagcggctACGAAAGTATGATTCGAGACAGCGAAGCGACGGGGAGCGCATCTTCAGCCCACGACTCTATGAGTGAGAGTGGAATGTCGTCACCTGGACGCCTGAGGAGTCTGAAGTCCCCCAAGAAAAGATCAATAGGTAAAACGCTGCTTGAGTTGAACTTTTACCATTCTAAAAGTATCTTAACACATTTGTTTTGCATT
This genomic interval from Rhinatrema bivittatum chromosome 4, aRhiBiv1.1, whole genome shotgun sequence contains the following:
- the KIF26A gene encoding kinesin-like protein KIF26A isoform X1; translated protein: MFPAVGYRGQGAAGSADRELVVAERSPGREAPLALQLSPRKRLQSAEEELCGSRPPPEGAGAGSAAEPGHSERAASGRGGWCRGCQVKVGELQKQALRLAFPGSPTDPQFSALIFDKLQVPDYLQRSRNEGESRCEICAAHVNQLKQEALQMIQALNHAGCQEMPDPQRSAVGASVLPRLTSQNVLMVSSQRDLPILAGQVGRESGKPTAAPFPGTERKKALGWPQGAGGFPNSSVQVTVAPSSLGGPLSSVTIQAQQYLEGMWSISRVNSFLPSACLTEPMTAEGGRDGQNIQVTSGQSNSDQTEAGSSQSLVAPAGVSAGTSAAASFFIRAAQKLNLSSKRKKYHPPLLPSHEFSGYPTNFSGMLHACPPPAPPCLLRAGSKMKDNPGIGKVKVMVRICPSQGRHDTSESMSFLKVDPRKKQITLYDPATTGPSSSGHRRPAVAPKMFAFDAVFPQDASQAEVCAGTVAEVIQSVVNGADGGIFCFGHVKLGKSYTMIGKDNSSQSLGVIPCAISWLFKLINERKEKCGARFSIRASAVEISGKDESLKDLLAEAAIGSLQDGQSPGVYLREDPICGTQLQNQSELRAPTAERAAYFLDAAIAARSTSRPECDEEERRNSHMLFTLHVYQYRMEKNGKGGMSGGRSRLHLIDLGSCEKVLSKSRDGGGALCLSLTALGNVILALVNGAKHVPYKDSKLTMLLRESLGNINCRTTMIAHVSDSPASYAETLTTVQLASRIHRMRKKKSKYASSSSGGESSCEEGYVRRPPHLRPFHSRTVALDPDLPGRSISSDPDYSSSSEQSCDTVIYVGPSGAALSDRELTDNEGPPEFVPIIPSLNKKRGKENLSGIRSSDRDHFKCNTFAELQERLECIDGSEAPLVFACEETPATSNCAPVPENVQPKLPKEKASPNGGYKTTETVSSKAGPTVGSQATAQRGSGGSCEMSAPQSKVDHSEEQTKAAGRKLESISDGEEETITDSLSSSKTGAYGTQEQRRATPELAAKEKACFAKRPLPSPAPPPPQQKDYIVDSKGYSDVGSSHAVRTPPVGMSKQMASQAEHSPVGSTFPVNSNAPHHSGGIEVHSFRSAMRGKCFDRDILTTTVTLQQPVELNGEDELVFTVVEELSIGGILDGGRPASIISFNSDCSLQALASGSRPVSIISSINDEFDAYTSQATANGVNIDIVVPFPEDPFAGSSRCSSISSWLSEVSICTVESDGAHSDSGDNFALQSVYGCNKNEKPFILDTSSAPISLEQGLKSSLNDSGFCFSDMDSESLCSGNLWSHTNKYPPTSELTKVSPVKSASCVPNQPVKAKACSSQSTSVIETIHSSLPRKTKTTSSATHNNPALNSKDLQRHNYTFDDPWLVRTDNQLEAKAEDLLPLAKSSMPAIDNQLKQPGNSAQHLSSASRPAQSQTMLASSQRVVDGCEVSCNSSTKKWEPSVKIPQLRRGATTLGVMPVAQSSPQAEIARKGNSDATCPSGSLKTSVNKKVLPQKTSMLPRPSGTIPPAPPVRKSSLEQKSIALPSNSVDKAEVLEAARVALLKTEDETDLRAKPGVCMSESASSKTYPKGDHFLPKTTSSLKAKASKMETVHRYGSHMSLERCDSLTSVSSKASVGRDNGSSGISNGRAGRSVPRLGVPAVAPTATSPLPYSAPGTSKSSQARNATNQKATANASKNRSLSANGSKSLSSSVKSLNQSTGKSFNIPPSGKNNPRSVQCVNSKPGRGTIMGTKQAIRAANSRVNELVSGNSGKMVYFRGSTDSDSGNDSGVNLSDEKSQIPVLPSPYSKITAPRRPQRYSSGHGSDNSSVLSGELPPAMGRTALFYHSGGSSGYESMIRDSEATGSASSAHDSMSESGMSSPGRLRSLKSPKKRSIGLQRRRLIPAPLPETATLGRKASITGQWVDLPPLPGTLKEPFEIKVYEIDDVERLQRHRQEETEPFQDVEKGLMYFNTKLKILERRQQQIREVKTKHEMLKEELEQTKCRLMLDPNKWQEEFEVDPDLDKESQEYLEALERVTQELEKCVDLCKSHIMMVTCFDIGVTCDVHEGVREVEV
- the KIF26A gene encoding kinesin-like protein KIF26A isoform X2; amino-acid sequence: MFPAVGYRGQGAAGSADRELVVAERSPGREAPLALQLSPRKRLQSAEEELCGSRPPPEGAGAGSAAEPGHSERAASGRGGWCRGCQVKVGELQKQALRLAFPGSPTDPQFSALIFDKLQVPDYLQRSRNEGESRCEICAAHVNQLKQEALQMIQALNHAGCQEMPDPQRSAVGASVLPRLTSQNVLMVSSQRDLPILAGQTEPMTAEGGRDGQNIQVTSGQSNSDQTEAGSSQSLVAPAGVSAGTSAAASFFIRAAQKLNLSSKRKKYHPPLLPSHEFSGYPTNFSGMLHACPPPAPPCLLRAGSKMKDNPGIGKVKVMVRICPSQGRHDTSESMSFLKVDPRKKQITLYDPATTGPSSSGHRRPAVAPKMFAFDAVFPQDASQAEVCAGTVAEVIQSVVNGADGGIFCFGHVKLGKSYTMIGKDNSSQSLGVIPCAISWLFKLINERKEKCGARFSIRASAVEISGKDESLKDLLAEAAIGSLQDGQSPGVYLREDPICGTQLQNQSELRAPTAERAAYFLDAAIAARSTSRPECDEEERRNSHMLFTLHVYQYRMEKNGKGGMSGGRSRLHLIDLGSCEKVLSKSRDGGGALCLSLTALGNVILALVNGAKHVPYKDSKLTMLLRESLGNINCRTTMIAHVSDSPASYAETLTTVQLASRIHRMRKKKSKYASSSSGGESSCEEGYVRRPPHLRPFHSRTVALDPDLPGRSISSDPDYSSSSEQSCDTVIYVGPSGAALSDRELTDNEGPPEFVPIIPSLNKKRGKENLSGIRSSDRDHFKCNTFAELQERLECIDGSEAPLVFACEETPATSNCAPVPENVQPKLPKEKASPNGGYKTTETVSSKAGPTVGSQATAQRGSGGSCEMSAPQSKVDHSEEQTKAAGRKLESISDGEEETITDSLSSSKTGAYGTQEQRRATPELAAKEKACFAKRPLPSPAPPPPQQKDYIVDSKGYSDVGSSHAVRTPPVGMSKQMASQAEHSPVGSTFPVNSNAPHHSGGIEVHSFRSAMRGKCFDRDILTTTVTLQQPVELNGEDELVFTVVEELSIGGILDGGRPASIISFNSDCSLQALASGSRPVSIISSINDEFDAYTSQATANGVNIDIVVPFPEDPFAGSSRCSSISSWLSEVSICTVESDGAHSDSGDNFALQSVYGCNKNEKPFILDTSSAPISLEQGLKSSLNDSGFCFSDMDSESLCSGNLWSHTNKYPPTSELTKVSPVKSASCVPNQPVKAKACSSQSTSVIETIHSSLPRKTKTTSSATHNNPALNSKDLQRHNYTFDDPWLVRTDNQLEAKAEDLLPLAKSSMPAIDNQLKQPGNSAQHLSSASRPAQSQTMLASSQRVVDGCEVSCNSSTKKWEPSVKIPQLRRGATTLGVMPVAQSSPQAEIARKGNSDATCPSGSLKTSVNKKVLPQKTSMLPRPSGTIPPAPPVRKSSLEQKSIALPSNSVDKAEVLEAARVALLKTEDETDLRAKPGVCMSESASSKTYPKGDHFLPKTTSSLKAKASKMETVHRYGSHMSLERCDSLTSVSSKASVGRDNGSSGISNGRAGRSVPRLGVPAVAPTATSPLPYSAPGTSKSSQARNATNQKATANASKNRSLSANGSKSLSSSVKSLNQSTGKSFNIPPSGKNNPRSVQCVNSKPGRGTIMGTKQAIRAANSRVNELVSGNSGKMVYFRGSTDSDSGNDSGVNLSDEKSQIPVLPSPYSKITAPRRPQRYSSGHGSDNSSVLSGELPPAMGRTALFYHSGGSSGYESMIRDSEATGSASSAHDSMSESGMSSPGRLRSLKSPKKRSIGLQRRRLIPAPLPETATLGRKASITGQWVDLPPLPGTLKEPFEIKVYEIDDVERLQRHRQEETEPFQDVEKGLMYFNTKLKILERRQQQIREVKTKHEMLKEELEQTKCRLMLDPNKWQEEFEVDPDLDKESQEYLEALERVTQELEKCVDLCKSHIMMVTCFDIGVTCDVHEGVREVEV
- the KIF26A gene encoding kinesin-like protein KIF26A isoform X3; translation: MIQALNHAGCQEMPDPQRSAVGASVLPRLTSQNVLMVSSQRDLPILAGQVGRESGKPTAAPFPGTERKKALGWPQGAGGFPNSSVQVTVAPSSLGGPLSSVTIQAQQYLEGMWSISRVNSFLPSACLTEPMTAEGGRDGQNIQVTSGQSNSDQTEAGSSQSLVAPAGVSAGTSAAASFFIRAAQKLNLSSKRKKYHPPLLPSHEFSGYPTNFSGMLHACPPPAPPCLLRAGSKMKDNPGIGKVKVMVRICPSQGRHDTSESMSFLKVDPRKKQITLYDPATTGPSSSGHRRPAVAPKMFAFDAVFPQDASQAEVCAGTVAEVIQSVVNGADGGIFCFGHVKLGKSYTMIGKDNSSQSLGVIPCAISWLFKLINERKEKCGARFSIRASAVEISGKDESLKDLLAEAAIGSLQDGQSPGVYLREDPICGTQLQNQSELRAPTAERAAYFLDAAIAARSTSRPECDEEERRNSHMLFTLHVYQYRMEKNGKGGMSGGRSRLHLIDLGSCEKVLSKSRDGGGALCLSLTALGNVILALVNGAKHVPYKDSKLTMLLRESLGNINCRTTMIAHVSDSPASYAETLTTVQLASRIHRMRKKKSKYASSSSGGESSCEEGYVRRPPHLRPFHSRTVALDPDLPGRSISSDPDYSSSSEQSCDTVIYVGPSGAALSDRELTDNEGPPEFVPIIPSLNKKRGKENLSGIRSSDRDHFKCNTFAELQERLECIDGSEAPLVFACEETPATSNCAPVPENVQPKLPKEKASPNGGYKTTETVSSKAGPTVGSQATAQRGSGGSCEMSAPQSKVDHSEEQTKAAGRKLESISDGEEETITDSLSSSKTGAYGTQEQRRATPELAAKEKACFAKRPLPSPAPPPPQQKDYIVDSKGYSDVGSSHAVRTPPVGMSKQMASQAEHSPVGSTFPVNSNAPHHSGGIEVHSFRSAMRGKCFDRDILTTTVTLQQPVELNGEDELVFTVVEELSIGGILDGGRPASIISFNSDCSLQALASGSRPVSIISSINDEFDAYTSQATANGVNIDIVVPFPEDPFAGSSRCSSISSWLSEVSICTVESDGAHSDSGDNFALQSVYGCNKNEKPFILDTSSAPISLEQGLKSSLNDSGFCFSDMDSESLCSGNLWSHTNKYPPTSELTKVSPVKSASCVPNQPVKAKACSSQSTSVIETIHSSLPRKTKTTSSATHNNPALNSKDLQRHNYTFDDPWLVRTDNQLEAKAEDLLPLAKSSMPAIDNQLKQPGNSAQHLSSASRPAQSQTMLASSQRVVDGCEVSCNSSTKKWEPSVKIPQLRRGATTLGVMPVAQSSPQAEIARKGNSDATCPSGSLKTSVNKKVLPQKTSMLPRPSGTIPPAPPVRKSSLEQKSIALPSNSVDKAEVLEAARVALLKTEDETDLRAKPGVCMSESASSKTYPKGDHFLPKTTSSLKAKASKMETVHRYGSHMSLERCDSLTSVSSKASVGRDNGSSGISNGRAGRSVPRLGVPAVAPTATSPLPYSAPGTSKSSQARNATNQKATANASKNRSLSANGSKSLSSSVKSLNQSTGKSFNIPPSGKNNPRSVQCVNSKPGRGTIMGTKQAIRAANSRVNELVSGNSGKMVYFRGSTDSDSGNDSGVNLSDEKSQIPVLPSPYSKITAPRRPQRYSSGHGSDNSSVLSGELPPAMGRTALFYHSGGSSGYESMIRDSEATGSASSAHDSMSESGMSSPGRLRSLKSPKKRSIGLQRRRLIPAPLPETATLGRKASITGQWVDLPPLPGTLKEPFEIKVYEIDDVERLQRHRQEETEPFQDVEKGLMYFNTKLKILERRQQQIREVKTKHEMLKEELEQTKCRLMLDPNKWQEEFEVDPDLDKESQEYLEALERVTQELEKCVDLCKSHIMMVTCFDIGVTCDVHEGVREVEV